One Sphingomonas sp. FARSPH DNA segment encodes these proteins:
- a CDS encoding LLM class flavin-dependent oxidoreductase, giving the protein MTRFALLDLVPLVEGGTVSQSLANAADLARHAESLGFNRYWVAEHHGMRGIASAATAVVIAHVAAATRTIRVGAGGIMLPNHAPLVIAEQFGTLDALFPGRIDLGLGRAPGSDQRVARALRRTLESDPNAFPQDVLELQSYFADDGQTGIAATPGAGANVPLWILGSSTFGAQLAAALGLPYAFASHFAPDALDQALAIYRRDFRPSAQLARPYAMAGFNVFAADTDAEAELLASSQQQSFVALRTGNPRQLPPPVAGYRASLGPQGSAILDHVLQCSAVGSPATVARQTAAFIERTGVDEIMVTSAIYDHEARKRSLSITAQVMHDTVRAAA; this is encoded by the coding sequence ATGACCCGTTTCGCCCTGCTCGATCTGGTGCCCCTCGTCGAAGGCGGCACCGTTTCCCAATCGCTGGCCAACGCCGCCGATCTCGCGCGCCATGCCGAATCGCTCGGCTTCAACCGCTATTGGGTGGCGGAGCATCATGGCATGCGCGGCATTGCCAGTGCAGCGACCGCAGTCGTCATCGCGCATGTCGCCGCGGCGACGCGCACGATCCGCGTCGGGGCGGGCGGCATCATGCTGCCCAATCATGCGCCGTTGGTGATCGCGGAACAGTTCGGCACGCTCGACGCGCTGTTCCCGGGGCGCATCGACCTGGGCCTCGGCCGCGCGCCGGGCAGCGACCAGCGCGTCGCGCGCGCATTGCGGCGGACGCTGGAGAGCGATCCCAACGCCTTCCCGCAGGATGTCTTGGAACTACAGAGCTATTTCGCCGATGACGGCCAGACCGGGATCGCCGCAACGCCCGGCGCGGGCGCGAACGTGCCGCTGTGGATTCTCGGCTCCAGCACGTTCGGCGCGCAACTCGCCGCCGCGCTAGGGTTGCCCTACGCCTTCGCCTCGCACTTCGCCCCCGATGCGCTCGACCAGGCGCTGGCGATCTACCGCCGCGATTTCCGCCCCTCGGCGCAGCTGGCCAGGCCCTATGCGATGGCGGGGTTCAACGTCTTTGCCGCGGACACCGACGCAGAGGCCGAACTGCTCGCCAGTTCGCAGCAGCAGTCGTTCGTCGCGCTGCGCACCGGCAATCCGCGCCAGCTGCCACCGCCCGTCGCGGGCTATCGCGCCAGCCTCGGACCGCAAGGGTCCGCGATCCTCGACCATGTGCTGCAATGTTCGGCGGTCGGTTCGCCCGCGACGGTCGCGCGGCAGACCGCGGCCTTTATCGAACGCACAGGGGTCGACGAGATCATGGTGACGAGCGCGATCTACGACCACGAGGCGCGCAAGCGCAGCCTGTCGATCACCGCGCAGGTGATGCACGACACGGTGCGCGCCGCGGCCTGA
- a CDS encoding NADH:flavin oxidoreductase/NADH oxidase: protein MAKLFTPITVGARTFANRIVIAPMCQYSAEDGRMTDWHTIHLGHLALSGAALLTIEATAVVPEGRITYGDVGLWDEDTESAMARVLESVRRHSDMPIALQLAHAGRKASTEVPWKGGAQIAPDAPGGWQTEAPSALSFSADDAVPTALDTARMAEIRDAFAASATRAARLGIDVVQIHAAHGYLLHQFLSPLANTRGDGYGGSLDNRMRFPLEVFDAVRAAFPADRPVTVRVSGTDWVEGGWDSAQTIAFARALEARGCAGIHVSSGGLDPRQEIPVGPGYQVPLARAVKQAVSIPVVAVGLITDYDQAEAIVGTGDADMIALARTILYDPRWPWHAAAHLGARVKAPDQYLRSQPRQYRHLFDVDGSAEG, encoded by the coding sequence ATGGCCAAGCTGTTCACTCCCATCACCGTCGGCGCACGCACGTTCGCCAATCGCATCGTCATTGCCCCGATGTGCCAATATTCCGCCGAAGACGGGCGGATGACCGACTGGCACACGATCCACCTCGGGCATCTGGCGCTGTCCGGTGCGGCGCTGCTGACGATCGAGGCGACCGCGGTCGTGCCGGAAGGGCGGATCACCTATGGCGACGTCGGCCTGTGGGACGAGGATACGGAAAGCGCGATGGCGCGTGTGCTGGAAAGCGTGCGGCGTCATTCCGACATGCCGATCGCGCTCCAACTCGCGCATGCCGGGCGCAAGGCGTCGACCGAAGTACCGTGGAAGGGCGGCGCGCAGATCGCCCCCGACGCGCCCGGCGGGTGGCAGACCGAGGCACCATCCGCGCTTTCGTTCAGCGCGGACGATGCTGTCCCGACCGCCCTCGATACGGCCCGCATGGCGGAGATCCGCGACGCCTTCGCCGCTAGCGCGACCCGCGCCGCGCGTCTCGGCATCGACGTCGTGCAGATCCATGCCGCGCACGGCTATCTGCTCCACCAGTTCCTCTCCCCGCTCGCGAACACGCGTGGCGATGGTTATGGCGGCAGCCTCGACAATCGCATGCGCTTTCCGCTCGAGGTGTTCGACGCGGTGCGTGCCGCTTTTCCGGCCGATCGGCCGGTGACGGTGCGGGTATCGGGCACCGACTGGGTCGAGGGCGGCTGGGACAGCGCGCAGACGATCGCCTTCGCCCGCGCGCTGGAGGCGCGGGGCTGCGCGGGCATCCACGTGTCGAGCGGCGGGCTGGACCCGCGGCAGGAGATTCCGGTCGGTCCGGGGTATCAGGTGCCGCTTGCCCGCGCGGTGAAGCAGGCGGTGTCCATTCCCGTCGTCGCGGTCGGGCTGATCACCGATTACGACCAGGCGGAAGCGATCGTGGGCACCGGCGATGCCGACATGATCGCGCTCGCTCGCACCATCCTCTACGACCCGCGCTGGCCATGGCACGCCGCCGCGCACCTCGGCGCGCGCGTCAAGGCGCCCGACCAGTACCTCCGCTCGCAGCCGCGCCAGTATCGGCATCTGTTCGACGTCGACGGCAGCGCGGAAGGCTGA
- a CDS encoding response regulator transcription factor — MRVLIVEDEPNLGQQLKNTLEGAGYAIDLATDGEEGHFLGSTESYDAIVLDLGLPEIDGLTVLDRWRKEGKTTPVLVLTARDSWSDKVAGLDAGADDYVAKPFQTEELIARLRALIRRASGNASSELTAGDVRLDTRSGKVTKAGEAVKLTAQEYKLLSYLLHHKGKVVSRTELIEHIYDQDFDRDSNTIEVFVTRIRKKLGQDVITTIRGLGYSLEDPDA, encoded by the coding sequence ATGCGCGTTCTGATCGTCGAGGACGAACCCAATCTCGGCCAGCAGCTGAAGAATACGCTGGAGGGCGCAGGCTATGCCATCGACCTCGCCACCGACGGCGAGGAAGGGCATTTCCTGGGCTCGACCGAAAGCTATGACGCGATCGTGCTCGACCTCGGCCTGCCGGAGATCGACGGGCTGACCGTGCTCGATCGCTGGCGCAAGGAAGGCAAGACGACGCCCGTGCTCGTCCTCACCGCGCGCGACAGCTGGTCGGACAAGGTCGCCGGGCTCGACGCGGGCGCGGACGACTACGTCGCCAAGCCGTTCCAGACCGAGGAGCTGATCGCCCGCCTGCGGGCGTTGATCCGCCGGGCGAGCGGCAATGCGTCGAGCGAGCTGACGGCGGGCGACGTCCGCCTCGACACCCGCTCGGGCAAGGTGACTAAGGCGGGCGAGGCGGTGAAGCTGACCGCGCAGGAATACAAACTGCTCAGCTACCTGCTCCACCACAAGGGCAAGGTGGTCAGCCGCACCGAGCTGATCGAGCATATCTACGACCAGGATTTCGATCGCGATTCGAACACGATCGAGGTGTTCGTGACCCGCATCCGCAAGAAGCTGGGCCAAGATGTCATCACCACGATCCGCGGGCTCGGCTACAGCCTCGAAGACCCGGACGCCTGA
- a CDS encoding DUF6356 family protein produces MPRLPRLLDATFAAHPRHVGESYLAHAATALRFGGTMVAGGLACMIHGIVPALFTTTGSGTVRRLHARMQGRAHVAAEAESAARGCLSYEI; encoded by the coding sequence ATGCCACGCCTGCCTCGCCTGCTCGACGCCACCTTTGCCGCGCATCCGCGCCATGTCGGCGAAAGCTACCTTGCTCATGCCGCGACCGCGCTGCGCTTTGGCGGCACGATGGTCGCGGGCGGACTCGCCTGCATGATCCACGGCATCGTCCCCGCGCTGTTCACGACGACGGGCAGCGGCACGGTGCGCCGGCTGCACGCGCGCATGCAGGGACGCGCGCATGTCGCGGCCGAAGCCGAAAGCGCGGCGAGGGGCTGCCTCTCCTACGAAATCTGA
- a CDS encoding FAD/NAD(P)-binding protein, with protein sequence MIRHVAIVGAGFSGTLQAINLLRHDGPRATLVERAPVPGLGIAYGAAHPSHVLNVRAGNMSAFPDEPDHFVRWLADRGIGDAAGVFVPRVTYGAYLRDLLDAARARAGERLTVIRGDVCDVVEQGDGACLCLDNGSRIGADAAVLAVGNLPPHDPPGLDADALSPGLYRNDPWAADMADGLANDDVVLVIGTGLTMIDVALTLDARGFRGRIIALSRRGLVPREHAPPAPNPDRIRERPATVASDLLARVRAKSETVGWRQAVDELRPFTQGMWANASERERARFLRHLRPWWDVHRHRLAPEVYARLQAMRGAGRLDVIAGKTLGFAQTAGGVAVTWRARGDDAAQTMVVQRIVNCTGPQGDLARTTEPLLRRLAERGTIRADAAHLGIDVDEAARTIAADGRPNDWLYALGPMTRGAFWEIVAVPDIRTQTWSVARKLSNAHWVGGEGL encoded by the coding sequence ATGATCCGCCACGTCGCAATCGTCGGCGCGGGCTTTTCGGGCACCTTGCAGGCGATCAACCTGCTGCGTCACGATGGCCCCCGCGCCACCCTGGTCGAGCGCGCGCCCGTGCCTGGCCTCGGCATCGCCTATGGCGCCGCGCATCCCAGCCACGTGCTCAACGTGCGCGCCGGCAACATGAGCGCCTTTCCCGACGAGCCCGACCATTTCGTCCGCTGGCTGGCGGATCGCGGGATCGGCGATGCCGCGGGCGTCTTCGTCCCGCGCGTCACCTATGGCGCCTACCTGCGCGATCTGCTGGACGCCGCGCGGGCGCGGGCGGGCGAGCGGCTGACGGTGATCCGCGGCGACGTCTGCGACGTCGTCGAACAGGGCGATGGCGCGTGCCTGTGCCTTGACAATGGCAGCCGGATCGGCGCGGACGCCGCGGTGCTCGCGGTCGGCAACCTGCCGCCGCACGACCCGCCGGGGCTCGACGCCGACGCGCTGTCGCCGGGCCTGTACCGCAACGATCCCTGGGCGGCGGACATGGCCGACGGGCTCGCCAACGACGATGTCGTGCTGGTGATCGGTACCGGACTGACGATGATCGACGTCGCGCTGACGCTGGATGCACGCGGGTTTCGCGGGCGGATCATTGCCCTGTCGCGCCGCGGGCTGGTGCCGCGCGAGCACGCGCCGCCCGCGCCCAACCCGGACCGCATCCGTGAACGGCCGGCGACGGTCGCCTCGGACCTGCTCGCGCGCGTCCGCGCAAAGAGCGAAACGGTCGGCTGGCGGCAGGCGGTCGACGAGTTGCGCCCATTCACGCAAGGCATGTGGGCGAATGCGAGCGAGAGGGAGCGCGCGCGCTTCCTGCGCCACCTGCGCCCGTGGTGGGACGTCCACCGCCACCGCCTCGCGCCCGAGGTCTACGCGCGGCTGCAGGCGATGCGTGGTGCGGGGCGGCTGGATGTCATTGCGGGCAAGACGCTGGGCTTTGCCCAAACCGCCGGCGGCGTTGCGGTGACCTGGCGCGCGCGCGGGGACGATGCTGCGCAGACCATGGTGGTGCAGAGAATCGTCAATTGCACCGGGCCGCAGGGCGACCTGGCGCGCACGACCGAGCCGTTGCTGCGCCGGCTGGCGGAACGCGGCACGATCCGCGCCGACGCGGCGCATCTGGGGATCGACGTCGACGAGGCGGCGCGGACGATCGCGGCGGACGGACGGCCGAACGACTGGCTCTACGCGCTCGGCCCGATGACGCGCGGCGCCTTCTGGGAGATCGTCGCGGTGCCCGACATCCGCACCCAGACGTGGAGCGTCGCGCGCAAGCTGTCCAACGCGCACTGGGTGGGCGGCGAGGGATTGTAG
- a CDS encoding PepSY domain-containing protein: MPMLVPLLLLAAAPAVAQAPDPQRRSDQERAYDARRRGDLLPNKVIEARVVPQMRGYEYLGFDLDFSSGVYTLKFLRDGTVVWVDVDGRTGQIIGRTGR, from the coding sequence ATGCCGATGCTTGTCCCCCTTCTTCTCCTCGCGGCGGCGCCCGCGGTCGCGCAGGCGCCCGACCCGCAGCGACGCAGCGATCAGGAGCGTGCGTATGACGCGCGCCGGCGCGGCGACCTGTTGCCCAACAAGGTGATCGAGGCGCGCGTCGTGCCGCAGATGAGGGGCTATGAGTATCTCGGTTTCGACCTCGACTTTTCGAGCGGCGTTTACACGCTGAAATTCCTGCGCGATGGCACCGTCGTGTGGGTCGACGTCGATGGCCGCACCGGCCAGATCATCGGCCGTACCGGCCGCTAA
- a CDS encoding sensor histidine kinase — MTDTPPLAESPPRRRARTTGSLSRRMILIATVWIGVLLLGGGYALDKVLRDAVTRNFDDNLSYVMRSLLVSAYIDPDGEVAFSRNATADQRFLEPNSGLYWQISAPGRPVTEAFPSRSLWDRRLAFGAAHDDRTIHTYDSTQFPDEKLRVVERDAQLPGSSVHWRFQVAQSRDGLDAQIAALRRTLVRSFLLLGVGLIALAALQTFYGLWPLRRVREEIARMRAGQSSRVSSAMPIEVAPMVEELNALIEHNERQAEEARRHAGNLAHALKTPLTVIMNAATAHADDLADTVIREARTMRRQVDHHLARARAVGRRGSAHSRADVWPSLESVERAVGRLYRHVRIDVTGPKDLQVHVERQDLDEMLGNLIENAAKYGGGSVFVTVAAQASFVELMIEDDGAGIPEEDRVRIFDRGVRLDTGKPGTGLGLAIVRDVAEIYGGTVSLEESEDLGGLLVRLRLPAAS; from the coding sequence ATGACCGATACCCCGCCGCTCGCCGAATCGCCGCCGCGTCGCCGCGCGCGGACGACGGGATCGTTGTCGCGGCGCATGATCCTGATCGCCACGGTGTGGATCGGCGTGCTGCTGCTCGGCGGCGGCTATGCGCTGGACAAGGTGCTGCGCGATGCGGTGACGCGCAATTTTGACGACAACCTCAGCTATGTCATGCGCTCGCTGCTGGTGTCGGCCTATATCGATCCGGACGGCGAGGTGGCGTTCAGCCGCAACGCGACCGCGGACCAGCGTTTCCTCGAACCCAATTCGGGGCTCTACTGGCAGATTTCCGCCCCCGGCCGCCCGGTGACGGAGGCGTTCCCGTCGCGCTCCTTGTGGGATCGCCGCCTGGCGTTCGGCGCCGCGCACGACGATCGCACCATCCACACCTACGACAGCACGCAGTTCCCCGACGAGAAACTGCGCGTCGTCGAACGCGATGCGCAGTTGCCCGGATCCAGCGTCCACTGGCGGTTCCAGGTCGCGCAGAGCCGCGACGGGCTCGACGCACAGATCGCGGCGCTGCGCCGGACGTTGGTGCGCAGCTTCCTGCTGCTCGGCGTCGGGCTGATCGCGCTGGCTGCGCTCCAGACCTTCTATGGGCTGTGGCCGCTGCGCCGCGTGCGCGAGGAGATCGCGCGGATGCGCGCCGGCCAGTCGAGCCGCGTATCGAGCGCGATGCCGATCGAGGTCGCGCCGATGGTCGAGGAACTCAATGCGCTGATCGAACATAACGAACGGCAGGCGGAGGAGGCGCGGCGGCATGCCGGCAACCTGGCGCATGCGCTGAAGACGCCGCTGACCGTCATCATGAACGCCGCGACCGCGCATGCCGACGACCTGGCCGACACGGTGATCCGCGAGGCGCGCACGATGCGGCGTCAGGTCGACCATCACCTCGCCCGCGCCCGCGCGGTCGGGCGCCGCGGTTCGGCACACAGCCGCGCCGACGTCTGGCCAAGCCTCGAATCGGTCGAACGCGCGGTCGGCCGACTCTATCGCCACGTCCGCATCGACGTAACGGGGCCGAAGGACCTTCAGGTCCACGTCGAGCGACAGGACCTCGACGAAATGCTCGGCAACCTCATCGAGAATGCTGCGAAATATGGCGGGGGCAGCGTCTTCGTCACCGTCGCGGCGCAGGCGAGCTTCGTCGAATTGATGATCGAGGACGACGGCGCCGGCATCCCAGAGGAGGATCGCGTGCGCATCTTCGATCGCGGCGTGCGGCTCGACACGGGCAAGCCGGGCACCGGCCTCGGCCTCGCGATTGTGCGCGACGTCGCTGAAATCTACGGCGGCACCGTCAGCCTCGAGGAGAGCGAGGACCTGGGCGGCCTGCTCGTGCGGTTGCGGCTGCCCGCCGCCAGCTGA
- a CDS encoding ABC-F family ATP-binding cassette domain-containing protein, whose amino-acid sequence MAAPILSYEDLGLIQGSGWLFRHLDIHVGARDRLALIGRNGAGKTTLLKLLAGTIDSDEGRRTVVPGTRVVILEQEPDLTRCPTLADYVLGGHNAPERHAADAIADQLGIDLSRESTTASGGERRRAAIVRALAQDPDVLLLDEPTNHLDIAAIEWLEDWLNRWRGAFVVISHDRTFLTRLTKQTLWLDRGQMRRNEVGFGGFEAWTEAVYAEEQRAAEKLDAKLKIEEHWLQRGVTGRRRRNQGRLAKLKEMRANRAAMIGPQGAANLVTGSDDAKTKVVIDALHVTKGYGPRTVIRDLNLRVTRGDRIGIVGHNGAGKTTLLRMLTGELQPDSGTVKLAKTLDGVVIDQQRSLMAPEKTVRDVLADGGDWIDVLGVRKHVHGYLKEFLFDPSLAEAKVGTLSGGERSRLLLAREFARRSNLLVLDEPTNDLDLETLDLLQEVIADYDGTVLIVSHDRDFLDRTVTVTLGLDGSGTVDVVAGGYEDWERKRKPKAEPRKAKAEVAPPPPPQARTKLSYKDQRDYDLLPKRIEEIDRIIAKNEATMGDPGLYARDPAAFDRLGKEIAALRDEKDAAEMRWLELAEMVEGLG is encoded by the coding sequence ATGGCTGCCCCCATCCTTTCCTACGAAGACCTCGGCCTCATCCAGGGGTCGGGCTGGCTGTTCCGCCATCTCGACATCCACGTCGGCGCGCGCGACCGGCTGGCGCTGATCGGGCGCAACGGCGCGGGCAAGACGACGTTGCTCAAGCTGCTCGCCGGCACGATCGACAGCGACGAGGGGCGCCGCACCGTCGTGCCCGGCACGCGCGTCGTCATCCTGGAGCAGGAACCCGACCTGACGCGCTGCCCGACGCTCGCCGATTACGTGCTGGGCGGCCACAATGCGCCGGAGCGGCACGCGGCGGATGCGATCGCCGACCAGCTGGGCATCGACCTGTCGCGCGAATCGACGACCGCGAGCGGCGGCGAACGGCGCCGCGCCGCGATCGTGCGTGCGCTGGCGCAGGACCCCGACGTGCTGCTGCTCGACGAGCCCACCAACCACCTCGACATCGCCGCGATCGAATGGCTGGAGGATTGGCTGAACCGCTGGCGCGGCGCGTTCGTCGTCATCAGCCACGACCGCACCTTCCTGACCCGCCTGACGAAGCAGACATTGTGGCTCGACCGCGGCCAGATGCGCCGCAACGAGGTCGGCTTCGGCGGGTTCGAGGCGTGGACGGAGGCCGTCTATGCCGAAGAACAGCGCGCCGCGGAAAAGCTCGATGCCAAGCTGAAAATCGAGGAGCATTGGCTACAGCGCGGCGTCACCGGCCGCCGCCGCCGCAACCAGGGGCGTCTCGCCAAGCTCAAGGAGATGCGGGCGAACCGCGCCGCGATGATCGGGCCGCAGGGTGCCGCGAACCTCGTCACCGGATCGGACGATGCCAAGACGAAGGTGGTGATCGACGCGCTGCACGTCACCAAGGGCTATGGCCCGCGCACCGTCATCCGCGACCTAAACCTGCGTGTCACGCGCGGCGACCGGATCGGCATCGTCGGGCATAACGGCGCGGGCAAAACGACGCTGCTGCGCATGTTGACCGGCGAGCTTCAGCCCGACAGCGGCACCGTCAAGCTCGCCAAGACGCTGGACGGCGTCGTCATCGACCAGCAGCGCAGCCTGATGGCGCCCGAAAAGACGGTGCGCGACGTGCTCGCCGACGGCGGCGACTGGATCGACGTGCTCGGCGTGCGCAAGCACGTCCACGGCTATCTCAAGGAATTCCTGTTCGATCCGAGCCTTGCCGAGGCGAAGGTCGGGACATTGTCGGGCGGCGAGCGATCGCGGCTGCTGCTCGCGCGCGAATTCGCGCGGCGGTCGAACCTGCTCGTCCTCGACGAGCCGACCAACGACCTCGATCTCGAAACGCTCGACCTGTTGCAGGAGGTGATCGCCGATTACGACGGGACCGTGCTGATCGTCAGCCACGATCGCGATTTCCTGGACCGCACGGTGACGGTGACGCTGGGCCTCGACGGATCGGGGACGGTCGACGTCGTTGCCGGCGGCTACGAGGATTGGGAGCGCAAGCGCAAGCCCAAGGCGGAACCGCGGAAGGCAAAGGCGGAGGTCGCGCCGCCCCCGCCCCCGCAAGCGCGCACCAAACTGAGCTACAAGGACCAGCGCGACTACGACCTCCTGCCCAAGCGGATCGAGGAGATCGACCGGATCATCGCGAAGAACGAGGCAACGATGGGCGATCCCGGCCTGTACGCGCGCGATCCCGCGGCGTTCGACCGGCTGGGCAAGGAGATCGCGGCGCTTCGCGACGAAAAGGACGCCGCCGAGATGCGCTGGCTAGAGCTGGCGGAAATGGTCGAGGGATTGGGGTAA
- a CDS encoding S8 family peptidase, translating to MNSRTGLLQSVALSGTMALAACGGGGGGGVNTISPPPSATIPTPTPSPTPAPAPTPAPTPAPSPTPTASYDTSEYRATVGAVSMNALAAYNRGATGLGVNLAIIDSGIDTSSAEFGSRISAASQDVAGNTSIKDEGGHGTAVAFTAAGRRNDVGSHGVAFDATLTILRADTPGSCTATTTGTDSPCKFNTDAIARGVDAARVAGARVINMSLGGSAMPQNLVDAIGRATAQGIIVVIAAGNDGSDNPDPFTSVASNAAARNLVIIAGSVGTTDVLSSFSDKAGTGAAHYLAAVGEKVRAPDQTNTPYLWSGTSFAAPQISGAIALLAQAFPNLSGAQIVDLLFRTARDAGAAGVDSVYGNGVLDLTKAFQPVGTTALAGSKVAVSTTSNATLSAPMGDAQVGTLGAVILDSYARAFAIDLAHTIQRSAPTPMLAGTLQMPMRSLSLANAGTTVSLTLAPRRDGSVAVERSMLSQQQADTARAIAGSVTQALGHGTQFGFAFSQGSNVLTAQMAGRRDPAFLVAGQGGVGFESMARAAGSLRQQLGPIGVSAGIENGDVIGRRDPLLAGLQGYRRSGYDRASFGVDTRWRGLATGITASRLAERDTLLGARFDGSLGAPQATSWFLDMDARADLGRGWTVGGNWRRGWTRAAMQSGLAGSGRLSTAAFAFDAGKDGVLGSDSIGLRVAQPLRVTRGGIDYRLPTGWDYATQAVSDWTMQRMNLAPTGREIDIEARYRVLLGMGDLQANLFWRRDPGNVASLPDDRGGAIRYAIGF from the coding sequence ATGAATAGTCGGACGGGGTTGCTGCAGTCGGTGGCGCTTAGCGGTACGATGGCGCTGGCGGCATGCGGCGGCGGCGGGGGTGGCGGCGTCAACACGATTTCGCCGCCGCCCAGTGCGACGATCCCGACTCCCACGCCGTCGCCCACACCCGCTCCTGCGCCCACGCCCGCCCCGACACCAGCGCCCTCCCCCACACCCACGGCGAGCTACGACACGAGCGAATATCGCGCGACGGTGGGCGCGGTGTCGATGAACGCGCTCGCCGCCTACAACCGCGGCGCGACGGGGCTGGGCGTCAACCTGGCGATCATCGACAGCGGCATCGACACGTCGAGCGCCGAATTCGGCAGCCGTATCTCCGCCGCGTCGCAGGACGTCGCCGGCAACACCAGCATCAAGGACGAAGGCGGCCACGGCACCGCCGTCGCCTTCACCGCGGCGGGGCGACGCAACGATGTGGGCTCGCACGGCGTCGCGTTCGACGCGACGCTGACCATCCTGCGCGCCGATACGCCGGGCAGTTGCACCGCGACGACGACGGGCACCGATTCGCCCTGCAAGTTCAACACCGATGCGATCGCGCGCGGCGTCGATGCGGCGCGCGTGGCGGGTGCGCGCGTCATCAACATGTCGCTCGGCGGATCGGCGATGCCGCAGAACCTGGTCGATGCGATCGGCCGCGCCACCGCGCAGGGGATCATCGTCGTCATCGCCGCGGGCAACGACGGCAGCGACAATCCCGACCCCTTTACCTCGGTCGCGTCCAACGCGGCGGCGCGCAACCTCGTCATCATCGCCGGGTCCGTGGGGACGACGGACGTCCTGTCCTCGTTCAGCGACAAGGCCGGCACCGGCGCGGCGCATTATCTCGCCGCCGTCGGGGAGAAAGTGCGCGCGCCCGACCAGACCAACACGCCCTATCTCTGGTCGGGCACGTCCTTTGCCGCGCCGCAGATTTCGGGCGCGATCGCGCTGCTCGCCCAAGCATTTCCCAACCTTTCCGGAGCACAGATCGTCGACCTCCTGTTCCGCACCGCGCGCGATGCGGGCGCGGCGGGGGTCGACAGCGTATACGGCAACGGCGTGCTCGACCTGACCAAGGCGTTCCAGCCGGTCGGCACCACCGCGCTTGCGGGGTCAAAGGTGGCGGTGTCGACGACGAGCAATGCGACGCTCTCCGCGCCTATGGGCGATGCGCAGGTCGGCACGCTCGGCGCGGTGATCCTCGACAGTTACGCCCGCGCCTTCGCGATCGATCTGGCGCATACGATCCAGCGCAGCGCACCGACGCCGATGCTGGCCGGCACGTTGCAGATGCCGATGCGCAGCCTGTCGCTCGCCAATGCCGGCACGACCGTGTCGCTGACGCTGGCGCCGCGCCGCGACGGCAGCGTCGCGGTCGAACGCAGCATGTTGAGCCAGCAGCAGGCGGACACCGCGCGCGCCATCGCCGGATCGGTGACGCAGGCGCTGGGCCACGGCACGCAATTCGGCTTCGCCTTTTCGCAAGGATCGAACGTCCTCACCGCACAGATGGCGGGCCGGCGCGACCCCGCCTTCCTCGTCGCGGGGCAAGGCGGGGTCGGGTTCGAGAGCATGGCGCGCGCCGCGGGATCGCTGCGCCAGCAACTGGGCCCGATCGGCGTCAGCGCGGGCATCGAGAACGGCGACGTGATCGGCCGGCGCGATCCGCTGCTCGCAGGGCTACAGGGCTACCGCCGGTCGGGCTATGACCGCGCGAGCTTCGGGGTCGATACGCGCTGGCGTGGGCTCGCCACCGGTATCACCGCGAGCCGCCTCGCCGAACGCGACACGTTACTCGGCGCGCGATTCGACGGATCGCTGGGTGCGCCGCAGGCGACGAGCTGGTTTCTCGACATGGATGCGCGCGCCGACCTGGGGCGTGGCTGGACGGTCGGCGGCAATTGGCGGCGCGGCTGGACGCGCGCGGCGATGCAGAGCGGGCTTGCCGGCAGCGGGCGCCTGTCGACCGCGGCCTTCGCGTTCGATGCGGGCAAGGACGGCGTGCTCGGCAGCGACAGCATCGGCCTGCGCGTTGCCCAACCGCTGCGCGTCACGCGCGGCGGCATCGACTATCGCCTGCCGACCGGCTGGGACTATGCGACGCAGGCGGTCAGCGACTGGACGATGCAACGCATGAACCTCGCCCCCACCGGGCGCGAAATCGATATCGAGGCGCGCTATCGCGTGCTGCTGGGCATGGGCGATTTACAGGCCAATCTGTTCTGGCGGCGCGATCCGGGCAATGTCGCCAGCCTGCCCGACGACCGCGGCGGGGCGATCCGTTACGCGATCGGTTTCTGA